The stretch of DNA CGACCCGGAGGGCTACGTCGTCCACGTCGCGAGCGGCGAGGGCCACGCGGAGGGGCTGGCCCGGCTGCTCGAGGAGCTCGTCGCGGAGCACGACGCCAAGGGCACCCTGCGCCGCGGCGACGGCCACTGGGTCGCGCCCGAGCCGCCGGCGACCGACCTGCGCTTCCCCGGCAAGGCGCTGCGGCTGCCCGACGGGACCCTGCTGGTCAGCGACAGCGCTCGGCACAGCCTGGTCGTGCTCGACGGCGAGACCGTCGTGCGCCGGATCGGTGACGGGACCCGGGGCCTCGTCGACGGACCGAGCCCCCGCTTCAGCGAGCCGCAGGGCCTGGCGCTGCTGCCCGACGGCACCGTCGTCGTCGCCGACTCCGTCAACCACGCCCTGCGGCGCCTCGACCTCGCGACCGGCGAGGTCACCACCCTGGCCGGCACCGGCCGGCAGTGGCGACCCGGCGAGCCCACGGCCGGGCCCGCGCTCGAGGTCGCGCTGTCGACGCCCTGGGACGTGGCGTGGTGGGACGGCGAGGTCGTCGTGGCCATGGCCGGCACCCACCAGCTGTGGGCGCTGCGCGACGGGGAGCTGCGGGTGCTGGCGGGCACGACGGGCGAGGGGCTGCGCGACGGTGACGCCCTGTCGGCCTACCTCGCCCAGCCGAGCGGTCTGGCCGCCGGCGCCGACCGGCTGTGGTTCGCCGATGCGGAGACGAGCGCGCTGCGGTGGTACCGCGAGGGCGAGGTCGGCAGCGCGGTGGGCACCGGGTTGTTCGACTTCGGCCACCGCGACGGCCCCGCCGCGCAGGCGCTGCTCCAGCACCCGCTCGGGGTCACCGCGCTGCCCGACGGCTCGGTCGCGGTGTGCGACACCTACAACGGTGCGGTGCGGCGCTACGACCCCGCGCGCGACGAGATGACCACCCTGATGACCGGTCTCTCCGAGCCCAGTGACGCCGTCGTGGACGGTGAGCACCTGCTGGTCGTCGAGTCGGCCGCGCACCGCGTCACGCGGCTGCGGCTGCCCGACGAGGCGCTCGTCGTCGACGGGGTCGCGCAGCGCACGCAGCGACCGGCCCAGGACGTCGCTCCGGGACGCGTGCAACTCGCCGTCGTCTTCGAGCCGCCGCCGGGACAGCACCTCGACGAGCGCTACGGCCCGTCGACCCGGCTGGTCGTCAGCGCCTCGCCGCCGGAGCTGCTCCTCGAGGGCGCCGGCGCCGCGACCGACCTGGGGCGCGAGCTCGTGCTCGCCCCGGGCGACGGCGTCCTGCACGTCGCCGCGACCGCCGCGTCCTGCGACGACGCGAGCGGCCCCGACGAGCACCCCGCCTGCCACATCACCCAGCAGGACTGGGGCATCCCGGTGCGGGTGGTCGAGGGCGCACCTGTCGAGATCGGCCTCGTCCTTCGCGGGATCTAGCCGCCTGCGCTACGGGAGCGCGCGCACCTCGGTGTCGTAGCGGTCCACCTCGTGCTGGGCCAGCGCCCGCGCGGCGGCGAAGGACTGCGTGGAGCTGGCCCGCTCGACGAGCAGCTCGCGGCACGCGGCGACGACCGGCTGCAGGTCGGCGTGGGCCGCCACGACCGCCCGCCTGCGATCCTGCCCGCCGAGCCAGTAGCCGCCGCCCAGCGACGCGATCACCAGCAGCGGGAGGAGCAGCCTCACTGCCTGGGCTCGACGACGGCAGCGCCGTACGACGGCTGGGAGGGGTTTTGGGCGCGCTCGATCGCGAGCGCGCGCAGGTAGCCGTCGATGCCGAGCACCTTGATCCGCTCGGCGATCTTCGCGGTCTCCGCCCGCTGCACCGCGATCTGCGCGCTCCGTCGCGAGCTTGTCGGCTGCCGCCTTGGCCTCGGCCGCGCGGGCTTGGGCGACCTGGGTCTGCTCGTTGGTGACGGCGTCCTTGAGGGCCTGCGGCGGCTCGGGCTGGGAGATGGTGAGGGCGAAGCTCTGGAAGAAGTCCTCCTCGCCGTCGGTCTGGCGGTCCACGAGCACGGGCAGCGCGTCGACGACCTCCTTCTCCCACTGCGGCCTTGACCTCGGGGGAGTTGTAGAGCTCGCGCCAGGTGTACTTCTGGGCCGCGCGGTCCATCGCGGTCCTGCCGGGCGCTCCCCGTGCACACCGAAGGCCCGCCACGGGGGGTGGCGGGCCTTCGGTCGAGGGGGTCCTAGAGGACGTCGCGCTCGCGGGTCACGACGCGCTCGCTGCCGACGACCTCACGGTCGCGGCGGCCGAAGACGAGGGTGGTCATGAGCAGGCCGAGCGCACCGGCCGCCATGAGGATGTAGCCGACCGCCGTGAGGTCGACGCCGTTGATCGCGTCGGTCACCGCGAAGGCGAGGACCGCTCCGAGCGCGAGCAGGAAGACGCTGGCACCGATACCCATGAGACTGCCCCGTTCAGGTCGTGGCGACAGGTCTCTGTCGCGCTGACAAAGGGATACCCGCGGGTCCACCCCCGGCAAACGCCTTGCCCCGGGTGACGCGCGCCGCACCGGCTCTCACGTCGTACGACGTGGTGCTCGTGGGCTCGACGCGCAACGGGCCGCACCCCGTCGTGGGGTGCGGCCCGTTGCGGTGTCGGTGCCGACGCGAGTGGCGCTAGAAGGCGGCCTCGTCGATCTCCATGAGCGAGAGGTCCGTCGCCTCGGCGATCGCGCGCTGCGCGGTGAGGGCCGGCAGCACGTTGGCGGCGAACCAGCGGGCCGCAGCGACCTTGCCCTCGTAGAACGCCTTGTCGCGACCGCTGGCGGCCGGCAGCTTGTCCAGCGCGACCGCGGCCTGGCGCAGCAGCAGCCAGCCGATGACGACGTCACCGAGCGACATGAGGACGCGGGTGGTGTTGAGGCCGACCTTGTAGACGTTCTTGGGGTCGTCGACCGCGCTCATCAGGTCGTTGACGAGGTGGCCGACGATCGCCTGTGCGTCCTCGAGCCCGGTGCCGAGCAGCTCGCGCTCCCTGAGCAGCGCGCCGTTGCCGGTCGGGTACTCACTGGCCCCCTTGGCGAACTCGGTGATCTCCGCGGCGAGCGCGCCGAGCGCCTGGCCCTTGTCCCGCACGATCTTGCGGAAGAAGAAGTCCATCCCCTGGATCGTCGTTGTGCCCTCGTAGAGGGTGTCGATCTTGGCGTCGCGGATGTACTGCTCGATGGGGTAGTCCTGGGTGAACCCAGCGCCACCGAAGACCTGCAGCGAGGTCGCGAGCAGCTCGTAGGCCTTCTCCGAGCCGTAGCCCTTCACGATCGGCAGCAGCAGGTCGTTGAGGCGGACGGCGAGATCGTCGGCCTCCCCGGCGTGGGCGGCGAGCTCGATGCGGTCCTGCACGGTCGCGGTGTAGAGCACGAGGGCGCGCATGCCCTCTGCCCAGGCCTTCTGGCGCATGAGCATGAGGCGCACGTCGGGGTGGTTGATGATCGTCACGCGCGGCGCGGTCTTGTCGGTCATCTGCGTGAGGTCGGCGCCCTGGACACGCTCCTTGGCGTAGTCGAGCGCGTTGAGGTAGCCGGTCGACAGCGTCGAGATGGCCTTGGTGCCGACCATCATCCGGGCGTACTCGATGACCTGGAACATCTGCGCGATGCCGTCGTGGACCTCGCCGACGAGGGTGCCGACGGCGGGGTGCTTGTCGCCGAAGGTCAGCTCGCAGGTCGTGGAGACCTTGAGCCCCATCTTCTTCTCGACACCGGTGACGTAGGCGCCGTTGCGCTCGCCGAGCTCACCGGTCTCGAGGTCGACGTGGAACTTCGGCACGAGGAAGAGCGACAGCCCCTTGGTGCCGGCCCCATGGCCCTCCGGGCGGGCGAGGACGAGGTGGAAGATGTTCTCCGGAAGGTCCCACTCGGCGCTGGTGATGAAGCGCTTGGTGCCCTCGATGTGCCAGGTGCCGTCGGCCTGCTG from Mycobacteriales bacterium encodes:
- a CDS encoding NHL domain-containing thioredoxin family protein, encoding MTAPRAARVRAPELEGAGGWIGTDAPLTLAGLRGRFVLLDFWTYCCVNCLHVLDELRPVEARFADVLVVIGVHSPKFAHEADHGSVVAAVERYEVHHPVLDDPELRTWKQYAVRAWPTLVLVDPEGYVVHVASGEGHAEGLARLLEELVAEHDAKGTLRRGDGHWVAPEPPATDLRFPGKALRLPDGTLLVSDSARHSLVVLDGETVVRRIGDGTRGLVDGPSPRFSEPQGLALLPDGTVVVADSVNHALRRLDLATGEVTTLAGTGRQWRPGEPTAGPALEVALSTPWDVAWWDGEVVVAMAGTHQLWALRDGELRVLAGTTGEGLRDGDALSAYLAQPSGLAAGADRLWFADAETSALRWYREGEVGSAVGTGLFDFGHRDGPAAQALLQHPLGVTALPDGSVAVCDTYNGAVRRYDPARDEMTTLMTGLSEPSDAVVDGEHLLVVESAAHRVTRLRLPDEALVVDGVAQRTQRPAQDVAPGRVQLAVVFEPPPGQHLDERYGPSTRLVVSASPPELLLEGAGAATDLGRELVLAPGDGVLHVAATAASCDDASGPDEHPACHITQQDWGIPVRVVEGAPVEIGLVLRGI
- a CDS encoding DUF6458 family protein, which codes for MGIGASVFLLALGAVLAFAVTDAINGVDLTAVGYILMAAGALGLLMTTLVFGRRDREVVGSERVVTRERDVL
- a CDS encoding acyl-CoA dehydrogenase, producing MGHYKSNLRDIEFNLFEVFGADATLGQGPFADLDVDAARDVLKEAERLATNDLAASFTDADRNPPVFDPETSTVTMPESFLASYRAYQAGGWDRFPLSAELGGMGAPPSLIWAFSELVLGSNPAIYMFAAGPAFAQILHRNGTADQKRFAELAIDKGWGATMVLTEPDAGSDVGAGRATAKQQADGTWHIEGTKRFITSAEWDLPENIFHLVLARPEGHGAGTKGLSLFLVPKFHVDLETGELGERNGAYVTGVEKKMGLKVSTTCELTFGDKHPAVGTLVGEVHDGIAQMFQVIEYARMMVGTKAISTLSTGYLNALDYAKERVQGADLTQMTDKTAPRVTIINHPDVRLMLMRQKAWAEGMRALVLYTATVQDRIELAAHAGEADDLAVRLNDLLLPIVKGYGSEKAYELLATSLQVFGGAGFTQDYPIEQYIRDAKIDTLYEGTTTIQGMDFFFRKIVRDKGQALGALAAEITEFAKGASEYPTGNGALLRERELLGTGLEDAQAIVGHLVNDLMSAVDDPKNVYKVGLNTTRVLMSLGDVVIGWLLLRQAAVALDKLPAASGRDKAFYEGKVAAARWFAANVLPALTAQRAIAEATDLSLMEIDEAAF